The genomic window TCTTCAAAGTGGAGCTGATGAAGATGCCTCCTTCCCTTCAGCGTACTCTCATAGGGGACTTGATCGACCGTAAGGCTGGATTTATTAATTAGTCCTATAAACAATGTTATGTATCATAATGCGCCCTAACCAGTGGGCTTTTTGCTTTGTGTCAAAATAATATTTGGtccgaaacccccccccccccgtttttaTTTCTCGAAAAACTCTTGGGACTAACGTTACTCTAAACCGCCTAGATGGAGTCACTTCAAGCGACGTTTCCATTGCTATAAAGGTGAGGCTCTGAACAAGCGTCTAATTGGCTTCTATTAAGGTGTGTTTTAATCAGCTGCATGCCGTCATATCTGCATCTTTTCTATTAATTCAGACTAATTCACCAGAGATCCAGCGGCCCCTGAAGAGGACGTCCAGTAGAAAAGGTGATGCGGTTGTGTGTAGAGCTACCCTCAGAAATGCAGGAAGAACTTTTAATGATCTATCTGTTCAGGATAAACTGAGTTTTTGTTTCTCCATTCTAAGGTCGGAGTTCCCCCGCTGAATCAGTCCAGGGTCAGAAACCATCAGCGAAGTCCCAAACGGTCAGTCACATTAGGGAAATTATTAACGTTCGTTTTCTTAGACCCTGAACTTGTTTGTGTACCAATATAATATAACCGTATTTGTCACTAGTGGGAGCATCCAAAAGGATTTGATTACGTTTTGAATTATAGCATTCTGTGAAATGCATGTGCTTAATTTATTTTAACCCTTGTCTtgtaacaaataaaatgataccTTTTACATCTGCAATTATATCAATACAATCTGTTTAAATGAAATCATGGGAAGACCAAAGTGTATAACTTCCGACTCGTCTAAATGAATCGAATGGAGGGATGACGATTCGGATTTCTCCAAGTTGACATGGCCGCTTGTGTCGTTACTTCCCTTCCAGGGAGGGAAGGTCGTCAAGAGCAGAGGTTTGGTTGTCAGCGCCAGCGCCGGAAATCTCGGGTAACGCCTCACACTTGAGGCTCGGTTATGGTtgcacgtcgacgcaacgcaacgaCCACGCTGACGcctcgacgcagtcgtgaacctgttgtggttctgcgtcgggtgtTGGTGAGCGGAcccatcacagcccttgctgcttcGACGCAAGGTTACACTTTTTGGGAGGCGTACGTCTGGGCCTTGCGggggacgcaaggagggtccgcaaggacgtaaggggtctgTAAACCCTCTTTCcttgcgtcaacgtggaaccataatcagcccttaaggccTCTTATAATCTCCTCAAGTTGAATGTCGCCGATACGGCGGTGTTTAATCCAGACCCTCTCTGGCCCCAGGTTTTCGTCGGGGACCGTGAAGAGAACCCTGAGCCGCGTGGCCAAGGGCGTCGACCCGGCCGTCAAGACCAAGCAGAAAAAGCTGAGGTGGGTTGGTGCTGCCCGCCATTTTGTCCTCCAAGAATCAAAATGGATTCCTGTTGCAGCTTGTTGACATGTTGCCGTGTCgttctgaacccccccccccccctacagggcGATATCGTCTGCAGGGGACCTGTGTTCGGTCGCCGGCTTTAATCCTCACGTGACCATCACCACCTCCCAGGGCCAGGTACAGACGCGTTAGCTCGTCTCTAACGGCCGTCGGCACCGAGCCGTCCTCTGACGAACACAGCGTTGCTCGTAGCGCTGTCTAGGGGCCGGCTGCTGCCAGGGGccccgggtgggggggggcgaggcGAGCGAGACTAGGTTAGGTCGGTTGCGTGAGACTAGCAGACTTGGTGTAATGAGAGATGTCCCAGCTTGTCCTGCTATGACGTCTCTGAAAAGAGGACATTGCTTCGCATCCCCCTTGAAATGGATGAATGCTGATTGTCAATTAATATCTCCGATGCCTTATTTAGACCACATGGTCTTCACGCTAGCATCAGTACCTCATGGACCACATGTTTGTAGTGCTAGCCCCTAATAGCTTCTTCTACACAAGTTGGCCAACAGTGTACCAGGTTTTGTAGGTAAGGGTTGGCCACGCAGAAAAGGCACCAAGCGGCAGCCGGTTGATGGCTTGTATGTTCTCGCCCGCAGAGGTTCTGCCTCTCCGAGGAGACCAAGGATAACATCGCCCTGGACCTGCTGGATGATGTGGCCATGTTCCAGATCCAGCAGCTTATGGTACGTCATCGCTCCGCCCTCTCCAAAGGGATCGTCTAGTTGTGACCTTTGTGACGACCCCCTTTGGGTTATAGCTCCAACAATAAGGGCGGGGCTAGGCCTGAGAGTCATAATGACCTAACTGACCAACCCTGAGTACTGAGGCTGGGGTTATATGAGCAGGTTTTCAGTTTCTGTTGGGCAGCCTTTTGGTTGATGCAGAGGCATTCTACTGCCTTACTCTTTCACGTTGGCACTTTGCGGTATTCTTTCTTTGACTCTTTAGTTTCACATCTAACATACAAACGTTTTCTCCAAGTAGAGCATATTTTGCAATAAACATTTACCGTTAATCTAGTGAACTGTGCAGATTGGAATGATTGTAGTCCAGACAAACTGCTACCCTGACATAACCGGCTAATCGGataatgttttctttcccttttgaaatgtttttacgTTGTTGTGCTTGAGGTCCTGGTGGGCCCGTAGCCATCGCAGGCGTAAATCCACTCCTGGTTTTATGTTCATTGTATTTCTGACTGCCTTTCTCCAGAGGCTGATGGACTACCTGTCCAGTAAGGCGAAGCCCGCTGAAGAATAGTGAACTGCATCTGTGTGGtctgttttttatgtttgtagcacagaaaaaaaaaattagggaCCTGTGAAAATTGTTTGTGAACCTTTTATTTTTATGCTGATATAAAATAAAGCCTTTATTTCTCATACTTTGTCGATgatgacaattttttttaagCTGCTCTGAATCTCTTCACTTTATGACTTTATTAAAATGGCTTGTAGAACAGCTATTCAACTGCCAAACAAAGTACAGTTCAGATATAAAGCATGTTTATTGGGCCGCCTAGCCTTTTTTAAAGGCAAAAAAATTTGAATTAATCCAAAGTGTTGGACTTTCCAACATTATTTGACTGGTCACACATGTTTAAAGCCGTGGCTTCTGAAATGCAGACATGGGAACGACATGGTTAAGGCCGTTCCAGTAAGAGGGTCACGACAAATCGGGCAAGTCTGTacgtttaaaaagaaaaacggtGCAGAAATGAAATCAGTGCTGGAAGGCGACTCTCAGGGAATCCATCGTCTGCATCTCGGCCCCCCAGACCTCCTGCTGCTGGACCACCGGCCCCCAGGGAGAGGGCCCCCCACGCTGCGGGCTGGGGTCCCTGCTGGAGGGGCTCTGGTCCTCCGGGGACTCCGTGGTCtgggcggcgggcggcggcggcgctgcgACCTCGGGCGTCGACTCCCcggggcgggcggggctggGCAGGCGGGGGTAGAAGGGCCCCACCAGCCAGTTGAGCGGCGTGTTGTTGACCAGGTAGTCCAGGACCTGGTCCAGGGACCGCTTCACCTGGCCCAGCCGCGCCTTCCCGCCGGCGAGCGCGCCCTCGGGCAGGGCCCCGACTCCGGCCGCCGTGAGGCTGGCGTAGACGCCGGAGGCGGAGCGGCCCAGAGAGCGCGCCTCCCGCTGGAGGTGGCGGGGGAGGCCCTGCAGACCGGACGCCAGCGTGAGACAGGTGGTCTGCAGCTGCTGGGAGAGGGAGGcggccagggggaggggctccgcgacctgcagggggagggaggagagagaaggaaccgTTCAGCTGGGATGCATTGTCTCCTAAGTCACCTTTTGGCttcaagcagcctcacctggcagtctgattggactctgagGCTGTGCACCTGTTGTGcgttgagtaatcagtgtgtaCCACACTCTGAGATCTCCTTCATGACACCGTTCAACAACTGCTGCATGTATCAGGGCTCAAACTCTGCAGTAAACctcaggccccgtttacaccaagGGAAAAGgaagatatttccacgcggtttggcctcatttacacgaaaacgcagtttttatCACAAAACGATCAATTCTaaaaaaactccggccaaagtggagatttctgaaaacgccggttatgtgttgtggtgtcaacggggagaaactggGTTtgaggttctgaagcgtcacattatgcgccaggaaatgtttaacgtcatatgagcgccctatgtttacagtttgtttgttacaggaagtccctcgtgttattcgttgttgattctgaggattctgattggcttgcatgacCTTATCCTTCTCCCtgcactgccgcccataggtttggcatagttataatggcgctcaacggcgtatttatgcgttttgatgtaaacaacTTTATTGAAAATGACGTGTGCACAATGTTagttttgaaaacggagggggggaaatattagtttctataaataccctgctaggtataaacgtggcctcagTCTTCAACATCcccccatgggggggggggtccaagcCTCCTAGGTGTAAAGCACTGGGAGAGGCCTTGTGTTTGAAGGTGCCTCATGAATAAACACGCCATTGTTTAGAGATCCAGCCCCACAATAACGGACTCGTTGCTTCAGGTCCGAGCTGGATGCGGTTCAGCATCCAGGGCCGGGCTGCAGTTACATCACTGCATGAGCTCCG from Gadus morhua chromosome 17, gadMor3.0, whole genome shotgun sequence includes these protein-coding regions:
- the cdca9 gene encoding borealin-2: MSPRRTRSQKFRDSSQVPEQEAAELRNNRFTLFIQQYEKEAHERISEMEARMDNMLKTVDKFFKVELMKMPPSLQRTLIGDLIDHGVTSSDVSIAIKTNSPEIQRPLKRTSSRKGRSSPAESVQGQKPSAKSQTGGKVVKSRGLVVSASAGNLGFSSGTVKRTLSRVAKGVDPAVKTKQKKLRAISSAGDLCSVAGFNPHVTITTSQGQRFCLSEETKDNIALDLLDDVAMFQIQQLMRLMDYLSSKAKPAEE